The uncultured Bacteroides sp. DNA segment ATCTAGAAAACCATTCTGATTTTCGTCCGTTCTCAATATACGAAGGACTCGTATGCCAGACACATTCACCTCTGCCAACTCATTCGAGAAATTCAGTTCAGCGTTTTTCCAATCTCCCTGCAACCAGGAATAATAAATACCGGCGAGCATCGCCATCATAAAAAAGGAAAGTGTCCCGATAATAATATAAGTTGTACGTTTCATAATTTGTTCCCTATATTTTGTTTCTTAATAAATTCGACAAACATCGCCCTAATCTCATCGATAGATATATCAAGTGTATGTAGTTGCTTAAAGAAATAGGCGACTTCTTCTTTTAAAAATGCGTCCCGGCGTAGAGACAAAATAAGCTCTCTCGCACCTGAAGCCACAAAATAGCCAATACCACGCTTATTGTAAATGATGCTCTGAAGCTGGAGATAATCAAATGAACGCATAACCGTATTGGCATTTACCTCTACGATAGTCGCATATTCGCGCACTGAGGGGATACGCTCCTCCTCCTTATATTGCAACAGAAGTATTTCATCACAAATTCGTTCTGCTATTTGCAAATAAATTGCTTTACTTTCTTTGAAGTTCATGATTACATTCTATTAATAATTTCAGCTTCTTTGAAACGGAAGTAAGCTAGCGTCCAATTAAACAAGGCCAAGCAAGCTAGACAAACAGAAGCAGCAGAAGTAATCGTCTCTTCTGATAAGTCCAGAGCAAAGTTAAAGCTGTGAGAATCCCCTAGAAATAATTTAGCAAAACCTACGCCTAGTAAAGAGTATGTAATAACTAAAAAAAGACCTGCTACAAAAGTTTTTAAGTAAGCATTCTTAGGCCATATAGAGCTCCCCAGAACAAAACACGACTGAAGGAATAGATATCCTGATATAAACAAAAGGAATTGAGCCACCGAATGAAAAATGTTAAAATACGCACCATTGTTAGTAAACAGATATTTTAGCTCTACAGCTCTGACTGTATCAATTTCAGGAAATGAAAGCATGCAAATAAGCACTCTTGTATAATCTGCTAACAGAAACGCAATTAAGAAAACGAGCATAAAAACAACAGTAAACACAACCCATCTAGAAAAGAATTTCTCAAACGAAGTGGCCGGAGTCATCAAGGCTGATAAGCGGCTAGTTTTTGTTTTCATCTTTTCCATTATAAACGATGCACTCAAGCAAGCAAATATAAAGCCAAACCAAACAAAAGCAATTAGTGAAGAATCTTGAATGGCATGAGCAGCCATCTGTGAAGTCGAACTCGAGGAGTAAGTATTATAACCTATGAACGAAAGAACGACTGCCATAGCACCGTACATCAACGCCACACGTAGCAGATTGACTTTCCAACTTTCAACCATTTCTTTACGGCAAAGTGTCATAAAACGGTGCATATCAAAAAATGTATCTTTTAGCATAATCTATTTTCGTTTATTTATGAAACAATCCGGTTATTACGTCAGTGGAAGCCAACGTAGCATTAAAGAGTAATTCAAGGTTAATCTCAGATTCCACTCCATCTACATTCGGTAAAATCATACTATTCCCTTGAATAGTGGGAGAAGCATATATGGCTTGTTCAGCTAATTCACGATTATCATTCTCCTGAAACAACAAGTTTTGAGAAATATCCGCCATTGATGCATTCAATAATATACGAGTATTGTCCATGATCAAAACATGATCTAATATCGTATCAACATCCCTCACTTGGTGGGTTGAAATAAGAATCATCTTTTCATCAGACATCCCGGAAGCAATAAACTTACGAAACTGGCTCTTTCCCGGAATGTCCAATCCATTGGTTGGTTCGTCCATCACTAGCAAAGAAGTATTGGTTGCCAAAGCAAAACTCATAAATACTTTCTTTTTCTGTCCCATAGACAGTGCGCCAAGATTAACATCTAGACTCATCTCAAAGCAATTTAAATACTTCACCATATCTTCTTTACTGAAGAGCGGATAAAGAGGACCATTCAATTCAATAAAACTAATTAGAGAAACAGATGGGAGTTCAAATTCTTCAGGTATCAAAAACATATCTTGCAAAGTAATTGGCAAGCGTCTGCGTACATCCGTCTTATGAAACATCACTTGTCCCCTTTTAGGCGTAAGCAAACCTGCCATCAGATAGAGAAGAGTAGATTTCCCCACTCCGTTTTTCCCCAGCAATCCGTAAACCTTCCCTTTCTCTAAAGCCAAAGAGAAATTACGAATAACCTCATGCTTAGATTTACGATAAGAAAATGTAAGATTCTCAATTGTAACCATATTATTATAAATTAAAGAGTATGCATAGGATGAACAGTTGTCGACATAGCGTATTAGACAACTAGTACACTGCAAATGTATGTATACTATTTCAATAATGCAACAGATAAGAAAAAAATATCCACTAGAAATAAAAAAGAAGTAGTCTTAACTTATATTACAAAACAAAAAACTTCATTGTAAAGCCTGAATAGGATTACTACAACGATGAAGCGTAAAAAGAATAGATAAGGTTATACAAAAAAGAGGAGTAAAGTTTCCCTTACTCCTCAACAATGACAAACAATTAAAATACTATTTAATACCTTCTAATGCCTTCTTTGCAGTAGCATTTTCCGGATCTATAGACAAGATCTTATGCCAGTATTCTTTAGATTGAGGCATCAGATTCTGTATTAGATAATAATATCCCAAATAGCTGTAGCACTCAATAATAACTGGATTATAACGTGGTTCATTCTTAGCAATTAACAACGATACTACAGCTTCATAATAAGGTTTTGCCAACCCTTGAGTTGTCTCGGGATCCAAAGCAGAATTAGCACGTGCGCGCCAAAAAGAACCTAAATAACTATCTGGAGCTTTCTCTGCAATAACGGAGAAAACAGAATCAGCTTCAAGAAGAGATGCTTTCTTTTTAGCTGCATCAGTCAAACTAGTTGATGTACCTTCCGCATAATATAGTTTCCCTAATCGAAACATTAAATCAGGTGTTTGTTTTTCAGTCACGAGCGAAGCAAGATACTTTTTATAAGAGTTAATTGCCTCAGCATTATTATTCAAGCTTTCATAAGCATCCGCTATTTCACGCCACAAATCGGTTTTTAAACTATCTAAATCTAGAGCCTTCTTATATTCAACTATTGCTTCATCATATTTCTTTGATGCAGTAAGTAAATGCCCATAATACATATAATCTAGATAAGAAAAATCCGGTTTATCAGAATTGTTAAAGAAATTATCGGCAGCTTTCATTCCTTCTTCGTAACGCTTCAGGTCGGTATAATTATACATCAGCAAACGATTAAAGGCAGCATGACGAGTATTTTTTTGCGCTCCCATTTGAGCAACTTCTAGTGATTTAGCAAAGTCATGATTTAAAAAGAGAGCAAAAGCATACTTCATCAAATCATCTTCCGTTGCCACAGGAGTATTTATAAAACGAGCATATTCTTCAATAGCTTTATCAAAATGGTTATTCCTATAATATACGTCAGCCAATTCTTTATTAGCGGGAAGATAATCAGGAGCAAGTTCTTTCAAACGTACCAACATTTCTATTGCTTGTTCCGGACTTGCATCCTTGTAAACCTGGGCATATTTTAAATATGCTTCTTTGCAATTTGGGTCAAAATAAATAGCTTGCTCATAAAGTTGGCAAGCAGCACCCGCATCTTTGTTTAGTACAGCAATATCTCCTTCCAGTAGATAAATACCCGGATATTTATTATTCACCTTCTTTGCTTGCTGTAGATAAATCTCTGCATCAGATATTTTTCCGGCATCAAAATATACCCGCCCTATAGCAATCAACAGCTCAGAATCTTTCTTGTTTTTCCCTTTAAGTAATTGGCTCACTTCTTCCGAAGCTTGTTGGGAATTAGTTTCCACGAGCTCTTTTATTCGAGCTATACGCCCTTGTAATTCGGTATTAGCAGACTGAGCCAGAAGCGGACCAACGGCTACAAACATTCCTAAAATCAACAGTTGAATTCGTTTCATATCTATATTATTAAATTATTATTTGTCTTTCACATCTACCACACGCACAGGCTGAGTAGCCGGAACCAGTCCTGATTTCAAAATAATTCTCTGTCCTCTATCAGAAGTAAGGAATGAAGTGAACCCCCAAGGCAACGCATTACGAGGATCATTAAGCAAAACATAAATATTTCGTACCAACGGATAATCGCCATAGAATAAATAAGCTTGATAAGGCTTATAACTATTATCCAGTGTGGCCTTATTTTCAGTACTTACGGCCATCACTCTAATCCCTTTTCGGAAAGAGAGATTGGTCGTATCGCTACGATTTCCTAACCAATTTACACCAATTACGCCAATAGCCTCAGGCGTACAAGCTACATAGTTTATTACTTCCTGATTATTCTTTAATGCCTTCAAATCAGTAGATAAAGGCTTACCTTTACATATCGAGTCAGCCGCAAAACGAACTGTACTAGAGTTTTTATTATCAAAAACCAATTGAATAGCATTTAAAGGAGAAGCAGGATATATATCTTTCCAGTTTTTTGCTTCACCAATAAGCATTCTCTTTATATCACGCACACTGATTATTGAATCAGAATTTTTGCGATTCACAATAAATGCCAGCCCATCCGTAGCCAGTTTTATCTCGCGAGGAAAAAATTTGCGACTATGGAAGGAGTTCATTTCTTCTGAAGTCAGCGTACGTGTGGCAATAACCAAACGTACGCTATCCTTCAAAAGTAAATTAATTGCATCCACTTCAGTTGTATAACGAGGAACAATTCCAGCCAACGGATAAACCCCTTCAAACACATCTATTTCTTCCTGAACGATAGGTTGAAAACTTTCATCGACAGCAATTGCTATTACTCCCGACGCATAAGTATCTGTCAATCCATCTTTAGGTTTTTGATTACAGGCAGAAAATGCAGTCAAAGACAGGACAGCTATTAGCCAAAACTGTTTCATCATTATTATTGCAATCTAAATGTTATAGGTACTGTATATTTCACAGTCACGGGTTTGCCGTTCTGTTTTCCAGGAATCCATCTAGGCATTGAACGAATAACGCGTATAGCTTCCTTATCACAATAAGGATCAAGAGACTTAACAACTTGCACATCTCTTACTGTACCGTCTTTTCCAACAATGAACTGACAAATCACGCGCCCTTGGGTACCATTTTCCTGAGCTATAGTCGGATATTTAAGGTTTTTCCCAATAAAAGAGAGCAATTCTGCTTGTCCTCCAGGGAAAGTAGGCATCTGCTCTACCATATCAAAAACCTTCTCTTCCTCAACAGGAGCTTGTGTCACTACCTGTTTCAAATCTGCTATATCCTTACCGTTTGCTTCATCATTACCTTTCACATCAGCAATAGAAATAGAGACTTTCGTTTGAGTCAATTCTTCCTGACTCTTAATCTCGTCATCCTCATTTACCTCAGAATCCTTTTTAATAATAGGAGCAGTAAACTTAATTGAACTTTTTAACGCAGGAGGAGGAGGAGCTACAGGTTGAACTTTCTTCATCTCATCTGGAACCTCAGGTTCTTCTAATTGCGATAATGCAGTAACTTCTGTCATTTCTTCCTTCTGCTTTGGAGTAGCCAATTTGATAAGTGTAGGTATACTAAAACCAACCAAAGCAATAATAAGGACAATCAGCATTGCCAAATTATGACGTTTGGCAGACTCTCCACGCATCTTATATGCACCATAAGCCTTATTCTTGCCTTTAAAAATCAGCTCACACCACTCTAAAGATGTCAAATCTATTTTTGCCATTTATACTATTTTTTAGGTGTTAATTACTGCTCGGCAATATCTTTGGAAAGCCCGCCTTGAGTTTCAAAATTCTTCAGTAAGAATTTATCCGCATCGACAATATCCACAATTACATATTTACCTATATTGCATATTTGCATTTCATCCAGAGCATCTATCAGATTCTTATACGTAGATTCGTCAGTCGCCTTGATTATAACAACAGGTGTGTCTTTCCCGTTTTTAATTTCAGCAACTTGTTTAGTATATTCATCCGCAGATATTTTCAGATTCAGCTTTTGCTGCTTCAAATCATTTACTTTTTGAACAGCTTGTCTGTTACGTTTAAGAAGTAAAGCCCTCAAACCATCAGGCTTATAGGTTGTTTGTTTCAAAGAAGAATAATCCTTGTAGTCAGGTTCTCCTTCATAATAATACAATTTATCTTCACTTCCCAACAGTAAAGTGATAGCTTGTGAAGCTTTTACTTTAGTTTGCTGTTCTTCTGTTATATCCTTATCGTTACTCGGCATACTTATTTCCATCGTCTGAGGTTTGCTCAACGAGGTACAAAGCATAAAGAAAGTGATAAGTAGCATATTCATATCCACCATAGGCGTAAAATCCACACGAACGGTCATTTTCTTCTGCTTCCCTTTTCCACCTTTCTTATTGCCGCTTTCTTGTACTTCAGCACTCATAATTTATTCGTTTTATTAATTTTCAGAAGTCGTTTTCAGCGAAGTAATCAGGTTATAGCGGTTCTCCCTAAGATCCTGAAGTGAAGACATCACATTCTTGATAACAGAATAAGGAGTAGACTGGTCAGCTTTAATTGCTATACGTAAGTCAGCATTTACAGCACGAGCATTTCTCACCCACGCCTTAAACTGGTTGTCAACACTATCACAAGGGATGCCTTCATTCTTTAGAACGGCATCTTGTTTATCAGCCGGTAGGTCTAAATAAGTTTTCATGCTTTTGATAGGTACACCGAATGTAGCTGAAATCATGAATTTCTTCATCTGTTCAGGAGTAAAAGTTACTCCATATTCTTTTCCCACACCCTCCAACGTTGCTTTCAAGTCAGACTGCCTATCCAAGCTCATAAAGACCTTTCCACTCGGATCGATCAATATCTGCAAGATGTTAGTTTCCGGAATTTTAATTTCAGAAACTGATGCCGGAGTGGTAACCTCTACTGGTTCCTTTTTTACGAACGTAGACGTCAACATAAAAAAGGTTAATAACAGTACGGTAACGTCACTCATTGCAGTCATATCAATGAATGTACTCTTTTTTTTGATTTTTGCTCTACCCATAATTATAAGCGTTTTATTTTTAACCTCTTATTATTTATGAGTTGCTGCAAAAGTTTGTACGATTGAAAATCCAACTTCATCAAGGCTATAAGTCAATTTATCTATTTTATTAGTGTAGTAGTTATAAGAGATAACTGCTAAAGCACCTGTAAGGATACCAAAAGCGGTGTTGATCAACGCTTCTGAGATACCTTGAGACAGAGCCATTGAGTCACCAGACCCACCTGCCGCCAAAGCTGCAAAAGAACGAATCATACCAATTACAGTACCTAACAATCCCATCAAAGTACCCAATGTAGTAATTGTTGCGATGATCGGTAGATTTTGTTCCATCATAGGCAATTCCAATGCAGTTGCTTCTTCAAGTTCTTTTTGAATAGCCAGCAGTTTTTGTTCTTTAGACAAAGTTGCGTCATTCTCCATTTCTCCATATTTTTTAAGAGTTGAAGTAACAACATTTGCAACAGAACCTTGTTGCTTATCACAGATTATTTGTGCTTTCTTAAGATCACCAGCTGTAAGAGCCTCTTTGATGTTCTTAACGAATTTCACCAACGAACCTTTACCAAAAGCAGTACGAAGAGCAAAATAACGTTCAATGCTTAATGCAAGAACTGTAAGCAACAAAGTCTGAATAATCGGAACAATAAAACCACCTTTGTAGATTGTTCCTAAGAAGTCTCCCGGAAGTGGATGATTATTAGGGTCATTGTTCATAAAGTGAGATGGGTCACCTAATAAGAATTTGTAGATACACACTGCAATTATTAGACAGAAGAATATCACCAATCCTGCTGATCTGATACCTGTAAACGAAAAAGACTTTTTTTGATTAGTTTCCATAATGATTTTTAAAAAATTGTTATTTAATTAGAGTAAATACAGACAAAAGCAAGTCCGAGAGTTCATTAACTCATCAGCTCCCAACCATATAAGACAGAATATATAAATGTTGTTTTCTAAATTTGAATACGTTTTAATGCAAGAATGTAGGAATTACAAGTCATCATACTTGATGAGAAGTTATTGGAATAAAGAAATTTGCACTTATTCGCAACGAACGAAGTATCCATAATAGAAAGTTGCTTAATTATACTTTTAATCGCAGCATTAGAAGAATCTAGTATTTTACGCAAACGGAGCCCATTAAAGGAAGAAACCGATTCTGTAATAGGGTTTAAATCTAACACTGCATACAAAATCAAAGTATCTATGCTATTCGGAGTCAGTGCCGAAACATACTCATCCGAGAATTCAAAAGAAGAAGAAGAATCAGAAACAAAGCATATAGTATTAGCTTTGATGCTTGAAGATAGAATCAACAGCAAGAAGAACACTACAAACTTCACAAAGATATTCATTTTATTATTCATTATATTCTACGATAGAAATCTGCAGCAAAAATAATAAGTAATTTAATACTATATTCCTAATTCACATCTTTTAATCCCAATATAGTCACATTATTTGCAAATTTTCCATTCATAAATACAGAGGATGACATTTTAGTGTCTATTTCTCTTTAAATCTTTCAAATAGAAGCCCGATGAAGATTGCAACCACCTAATATAAATGAAAGGTTTTATCTTCACAAATCAGGCATAATCTTTGAACTTTTCCGATCACTGATTAGAAATAGTAGATCGATTTAAGGCTTTACTTTGTCTCTCTTTAATCGAACTTCAAATGCTGTCCATCAAAGCAATTTCGGGTGACAGAGCAGAGGATTTCATATAAATAAGGAGGATGACTCCCGCGTGGTCAGATCATCCGATGGGCGCCCGCCAAGGCGCTCTAGATTGTTTGATCTAGTTTTTGATGCTTCTTACAAGTATGCACTCCCCGCAAACAGAAAAACCCCCGCAAGGTATTAACTACCTGCGGGGGTTCCCTTCAAAACGGCGACTACCTACTCTCCCACTGTTACGCAGTACCATCGGCGTGATCAGGCTTAACTTCTCTGTTCGGAATGGGAAGAGGTGGAACCCTGATGCTATAGTCACCTGAATAAGGTTGACATGATGCAAACAAAAAGTATTTCAGTCGTAATAACTAAACGGATATATAAACCATACTTCGACGAAAGAAAGTGAACGGGCAATTAGTACCGCTCGGCTGTGGTATCTCTACCTGTACACCTGCGGCCTATCAACGTCATCGTCTTTGACGACCCTAAGAAATCTAATCTTGTGGCTGGCTTCGTACTTAGATGCTTTCAGCACTTATCCAATCCCGACTTAGCTACCCAGCGATGCACCTGGCGGCACAACTGGTAAACCAGAGGTCAGTCCAACACGGTCCTCTCGTACTAGTGTCAGAGCCACGCAAATTTCATACGCCCACGATAGATAGAGACCGAACTGTCTCACGACGTTCTGAACCCAGCTCGCGTGCCACTTTAATGGGCGAACAGCCCAACCCTTGGGACCTTCTCCAGCCCCAGGATGTGACGAGCCGACATCGAGGTGCCAAACCCCTCCGTCGATATGAGCTCTTGGGAGGGATCAGCCTGTTATCCCCGGAGTACCTTTTATCCTTTGAGCGATGTCCTTTCCATACAGAAACACCGGATCACTATGCTCTAGTTTCCTACCTGATCGACTTGTCGGTCTCCCAGTCAAGCACCCTTATGCCATTACACTCTGCGGACGGTTACCAATCGTCCTGAGGGTACCTTTAGAAGCCTCCGTTACACTTTTGGAGGCGACCACCCCAGTCAAACTACCCACCAAACAATGTCCCCGCATGAGCGGGTTAGAATTCAAATAATCAAAGGGCCGTATTTCAACAGCGACTCCACAAACACTAGCGTGCCCGCTTCAAAGTCTCCGGCCTATCCTACACATCAAGTACCCAAATTCAATGTTAAGCTATAGTAAAGGTTCACGGGGTCTTTTCGTCCCATCGCGGGTAATCGGCATCTTCACCGATACTACAATTTCACTGAGCTCACGGTTGAGACAGTGTCCAGATCATTACACCATTCGTGCAGGTCGGAACTTACCCGACAAGGAATTTCGCTACCTTAGGACCGTTATAGTTACGGCCGCCGTTTACTGGGGCTTCAATTCAACGCTTCTCTTGCGATGACATCTCCTCTTAACCTTCCAGCACCGGGCAGGTGTCAGGCTGTATACATGATCTTTCGATTTTGCACAGCCCTGTGTTTTTGTTAAACAGTTGCCTGGACCTATTCTCTGCGCCCTCCCATCACTGGGTAGGGACCCTTTATCCCGAAGTTACAGGGTCAATTTGCCTAGTTCCTTAACCGTGATTCACTCAAGCGCCTTAGTATATTCTACCCGACTACGTGTGTCCGTTTACGGTACGGGTACCTCAAGGATTAAGTTTAGCGGATTTTCTTGGAAGCATGCTTACACGCACTATTGGATTGTCACAAGGACGCTCCATACTATCAAGTTCGACTCTCACGGCGGATTTGCCTGCCATGATCAACATCTACACTCTTTAACGGGCTATTCCGTCAGCCCGCGGCGCTGTCACTACTCCGTCTCCACGTCACTCCTTAAGGTAGTAATGGAATATTAACCATTTCTGCCATCGACATCACCATTCGGCTGAGTCTTAGGACCCGACTAACCCTGATCCGATTAGCGTTGATCAGGAAACCTTAGTCTTTCGGCGAGGGGGTTTCCCACCCCCTTTATCGTTACTTATACCTACATTTGCTTTTCCACACGCTCCAACAAAGCTTACGCTTCATCTTCAACGCGGAGTGGAATGCTCCCCTACCAACCATTACTGGTTCCATAGCTTCGGTAAACCGCTTATGCCCGATTATTATCCACGCCAAACTCCTCGACTAGTGAGCTGTTACGCACTCTTTAAATGAATGGCTGCTTCCAAGCCAACATCCTAGCTGTCTTAGCAATCTGACTTCGTTAGTTCAACTCAGCGGTTATTTGGGGACCTTAGCTGATGGTCTGGATTCTTCTCCTCTCGGACGCGGACCTTAGCACCCGCGCCCTCACTCCTGTTCTAAAACTAATGCGCATTCGGAGTTTATCAAGACTTGATAGGCGGTGAAGCCCTCGCATCTAATCAGTCGCTCTACCTCACATTAGTAATAAACAAGGCTGCACCTAAATGCATTTCGGGGAGTACGAGCTATCTCCAAGTTTGATTAGCCTTTCACCCCCACCCTCAGCTCATCCGGAAGCTTTTCAACGCTTATCGGTTCGGTCCTCCAGTTAGTGTTACCTAACCTTCAACCTGGCCAAGGGTAGATCACTTGGTTTCGCGTCTACTCCTTCCGACTAAATCGCCCTATTAAGACTCGCTTTCGCTTCGGCTGCGGATTTCTAAATCCTTAACCTTGCCGGAAAAAGTAACTCGTAGGTTCATTATGCAAAAGGCACGCCGTCACAGCATATAGCTGCTCCGACCGCTTGTAGGCGCATGGTTTCAGGAACTATTTCACTCTTCTATTCGAAGTTCTTTTCACCTTTCCTTCACAGTACTGGTTCACTATCGGTCTCTCGGGAGTATTTAGCCTTACCGGATGGTCCCGGCAGATTCACACAGAATTTCTCGTGCTCCGCGCTACTCAGGATACCACTAGAGTGAATTAAACTTCGAATACCGGGTTATCACCGTCTACGACCAGACTTTCCAGACTGTTCTTCTCGTTTAATATCATCCCACAGCGTGGTCCTACAACCCCATATATGCCGTAACATACATGGTTTGGGCTATTCCGCGTTCGCTCGCCACTACTTACGGAATCATTATTTATTTTCTTTTCCTACAGGTACTAAGATGTTTCAGTTCCCTGCGTTAGCCTGCCACATAGTGGCATAACCGATCTTCAACCGGTTGGGTTGTCCCATTCGGAAATCTTCGGATCAAAGGTTATTTGCACCTACCCGAAGCTTATCGCAGCTTATCACGTCCTTCATCGCCTCCGAGAGCCAAGGCATCCGCCATGCGCCCTTGCTTACTTTCTTTCATCAAACACATGTCTAAAACTCATCGCTGAGTTTTATGACCGTATGGCTCGATATATACTTTTAGCTCTTACTAAAAATTACTTTTTGTTTTGTACATCATGTCAAAGATCGTTTTATGTCTGAACCTAAATTCAGACAAAGAGTGGAGAATAACGGATTCGAACCGTTGACCCTCTGCGTGCAAGGCAGATGCTCTAGCCAGCTGAGCTAATCCCCCGAATCAAGAGATTCGTAGTCCCAGGCAGAGTTGAACTGCCGACCTCTACATTATCAGTGTAGCGCTCTAACCAACTGAGCTATAGGACTGTGGACTGTGTTCAAACCCTTACCTTTCGGCTCGGCTTCTTTTGTTTCTCTTGTTTATCTCTTTATTTAATCTATATATTAAATAAACAAGTACAAATAGTACAATGGAGGAATCTTATTTTATTAAGACTCAAGTCTTCATCTAAAACCTTTTTACGAAATCACTCCAGAAAGGAGGTGTTCCAGCCGCACCTTCCGGTACGGCTACCTTGTTACGACTTAGCCCCAGTCACCAGTTTCACCCTAGGACGCTCCTTGCGGTTACGTACTTCAGGTGCCCCCGGCTCCCATGGCTTGACGGGCGGTGTGTACAAGGCCCGGGAACGTATTCACCGCGCCGTGGCTGATGCGCGATTACTAGCGAATCCAGCTTCACGAAGTCGGGTTGCAGACTTCGATCCGAACTGAGAGAGGTTTTTGGGATTAGCATCCGGTCGCCCGGTAGCTGCCTGTTGTACCCCCCATTGTAACACGTGTGTAGCCCCGGACGTAAGGGCCGTGCTGATTTGACGTCATCCCCACCTTCCTCGCATCTTACGACGGCAGTCTCATTAGAGTCCTCAGCATAACCTGTTAGTAACTAATGATAAGGGTTGCGCTCGTTATGGCACTTAAGCCGACACCTCACGGCACGAGCTGACGACAACCATGCAGCACCTTCACAGCGGCCTTACGGCTATACTATTTCTAATATATTCCACTGCAATTCAAGCCCGGGTAAGGTTCCTCGCGTATCATCGAATTAAACCACATGTTCCTCCGCTTGTGCGGGCCCCCGTCAATTCCTTTGAGTTTCACCGTTGCCGGCGTACTCCCCAGGTGGAATACTTAACGCTTTCGCTTAGCCGCTTACTGTATATCGCAAACAGCGAGTATTCATCGTTTACTGTGTGGACTACCAGGGTATCTAATCCTGTTTGATACCCACACTTTCGTGCCTCAGCGTCAGTTGTACCCCAGTGAGCTGCCTTCGCAATCGGAGTTCTTCGTGATATCTAAGCATTTCACCGCTACACCACGAATTCCGCCCACCTCTTGTACACTCAAGAATGACAGTATCAACTGCAATTTTAAGGTTGAGCCTCAAACTTTCACAACTGACTGATCATTCCGCCTACGCACCCTTTAAACCCAATAAATCCGGATAACGCTCGGATCCTCCGTATTACCGCGGCTGCTGGCACGGAGTTAGCCGATCCTTATTCGTAAGGTACATGCAAAGGGGAACACGTTCCCCGTTTTATTCCCTTATAAAAGAAGTTTACAACCCATAGGGCAGTCATCCTTCACGCTACTTGGCTGGTTCAGGCTAACGCCCATTGACCAATATTCCTCACTGCTGCCTCCCGTAGGAGTTTGGACCGTGTCTCAGTTCCAATGTGGGGGACCTTCCTCTCAGAACCCCTATCCATCGAAGACTTGGTGGGCCGTTACCCCGCCAACAATCTAATGGAACGCATCCCCATCATTTACCGGAATCC contains these protein-coding regions:
- a CDS encoding ATP-binding cassette domain-containing protein, with amino-acid sequence MVTIENLTFSYRKSKHEVIRNFSLALEKGKVYGLLGKNGVGKSTLLYLMAGLLTPKRGQVMFHKTDVRRRLPITLQDMFLIPEEFELPSVSLISFIELNGPLYPLFSKEDMVKYLNCFEMSLDVNLGALSMGQKKKVFMSFALATNTSLLVMDEPTNGLDIPGKSQFRKFIASGMSDEKMILISTHQVRDVDTILDHVLIMDNTRILLNASMADISQNLLFQENDNRELAEQAIYASPTIQGNSMILPNVDGVESEINLELLFNATLASTDVITGLFHK
- a CDS encoding biopolymer transporter ExbD, which codes for MSAEVQESGNKKGGKGKQKKMTVRVDFTPMVDMNMLLITFFMLCTSLSKPQTMEISMPSNDKDITEEQQTKVKASQAITLLLGSEDKLYYYEGEPDYKDYSSLKQTTYKPDGLRALLLKRNRQAVQKVNDLKQQKLNLKISADEYTKQVAEIKNGKDTPVVIIKATDESTYKNLIDALDEMQICNIGKYVIVDIVDADKFLLKNFETQGGLSKDIAEQ
- a CDS encoding substrate-binding domain-containing protein, which produces MMMKQFWLIAVLSLTAFSACNQKPKDGLTDTYASGVIAIAVDESFQPIVQEEIDVFEGVYPLAGIVPRYTTEVDAINLLLKDSVRLVIATRTLTSEEMNSFHSRKFFPREIKLATDGLAFIVNRKNSDSIISVRDIKRMLIGEAKNWKDIYPASPLNAIQLVFDNKNSSTVRFAADSICKGKPLSTDLKALKNNQEVINYVACTPEAIGVIGVNWLGNRSDTTNLSFRKGIRVMAVSTENKATLDNSYKPYQAYLFYGDYPLVRNIYVLLNDPRNALPWGFTSFLTSDRGQRIILKSGLVPATQPVRVVDVKDK
- a CDS encoding biopolymer transporter ExbD — its product is MGRAKIKKKSTFIDMTAMSDVTVLLLTFFMLTSTFVKKEPVEVTTPASVSEIKIPETNILQILIDPSGKVFMSLDRQSDLKATLEGVGKEYGVTFTPEQMKKFMISATFGVPIKSMKTYLDLPADKQDAVLKNEGIPCDSVDNQFKAWVRNARAVNADLRIAIKADQSTPYSVIKNVMSSLQDLRENRYNLITSLKTTSEN
- a CDS encoding tetratricopeptide repeat protein; this encodes MKRIQLLILGMFVAVGPLLAQSANTELQGRIARIKELVETNSQQASEEVSQLLKGKNKKDSELLIAIGRVYFDAGKISDAEIYLQQAKKVNNKYPGIYLLEGDIAVLNKDAGAACQLYEQAIYFDPNCKEAYLKYAQVYKDASPEQAIEMLVRLKELAPDYLPANKELADVYYRNNHFDKAIEEYARFINTPVATEDDLMKYAFALFLNHDFAKSLEVAQMGAQKNTRHAAFNRLLMYNYTDLKRYEEGMKAADNFFNNSDKPDFSYLDYMYYGHLLTASKKYDEAIVEYKKALDLDSLKTDLWREIADAYESLNNNAEAINSYKKYLASLVTEKQTPDLMFRLGKLYYAEGTSTSLTDAAKKKASLLEADSVFSVIAEKAPDSYLGSFWRARANSALDPETTQGLAKPYYEAVVSLLIAKNEPRYNPVIIECYSYLGYYYLIQNLMPQSKEYWHKILSIDPENATAKKALEGIK
- a CDS encoding GntR family transcriptional regulator — encoded protein: MNFKESKAIYLQIAERICDEILLLQYKEEERIPSVREYATIVEVNANTVMRSFDYLQLQSIIYNKRGIGYFVASGARELILSLRRDAFLKEEVAYFFKQLHTLDISIDEIRAMFVEFIKKQNIGNKL
- a CDS encoding TonB family protein — translated: MAKIDLTSLEWCELIFKGKNKAYGAYKMRGESAKRHNLAMLIVLIIALVGFSIPTLIKLATPKQKEEMTEVTALSQLEEPEVPDEMKKVQPVAPPPPALKSSIKFTAPIIKKDSEVNEDDEIKSQEELTQTKVSISIADVKGNDEANGKDIADLKQVVTQAPVEEEKVFDMVEQMPTFPGGQAELLSFIGKNLKYPTIAQENGTQGRVICQFIVGKDGTVRDVQVVKSLDPYCDKEAIRVIRSMPRWIPGKQNGKPVTVKYTVPITFRLQ